One Podospora pseudopauciseta strain CBS 411.78 chromosome 5 map unlocalized CBS411.78m_5, whole genome shotgun sequence DNA window includes the following coding sequences:
- a CDS encoding uncharacterized protein (EggNog:ENOG503NVJG; COG:O), translating to MDLSGLDHETLRLMVQMQLDDLHALGETARQKGKGHAGEKPDFALAIEGYRDELLRTSQLLADEAISKSITQAVRQDAAVIRALEAEEQRAASDREMAFQLSGTKNPYSSTIPRPATPALDGETLERLEQLWISPDRAGTSGHAESSAWASSRKQEVSGENNKKKECVACNNAFFSFDMVNSNGCGHDYCRGCIKTLFQSSILDESLFPPRCCGNQLLLDGCRHLLPSALVGQFRAKKIELETPNRTYCHLPTCSTFVPPQAIKGNIATCPRCSARTCDVCKKAAHANSDCPEDPATQELIRLAAAEGWQKCRSCLRFVELGHGCYHITCRCGAEFCYVCGEPWKNCSCPQWEENRLLDRANVIVGRNAGAAQLPDWQRANLVEQERQNQIINHECRHERWKSRRGPQECDECHNELPIFIYECRQCRIMACRRCRFNRL from the exons ATGGACCTGTCTGGTCTCGACCATGAGACCTTGCGTCTCATGGTGCAGATGCAACTCGACGACCTTCATGCTCTTGGAGAAACGGCCCGCCAAAAAGGCAAGGGCCACGCGGGAGAAAAACCCGACTTCGCCCTCGCCATCGAAGGATACCGCGATGAATTACTGCGCACTTCCCAGCTCCTAGCCGACGAAGCCATAAGCAAGAGCATTACGCAAGCAGTGAGACAAGACGCCGCTGTGATCCGAGCTCTGGAAGCAGAAGAGCAGCGAGCCGCCAGTGACAGGGAGATGGCATTTCAGTTGTCTGGAACGAAAAATCCGTACAGCAGCACAATTCCACGGCCAGCAACGCCTGCCCTCGACGGCGAAACGCTTGAAAGGCTGGAACAGCTTTGGATCTCTCCGGATCGTGCTGGCACGAGTGGACATGCGGAATCATCTGCCTGGGCTTCGAGCAGAAAACAGGAAGTGTCAGGagagaacaacaagaagaaggaatgTGTTGCGTGCAATaacgccttcttctccttcgacATGGTCAACAGCAACGGGTGCGGGCACGATTACTGCCGCGGTTGTATAAAGACCCTATTTCAGTCTTCAATTTTGGACGAGTCGCTTTTTCCGCCTCGCTGCTGCGGAAATCAACTCCTTCTGGACGGCTGCCGACACCTCCTCCCGTCAGCGCTAGTTGGACAGTTTCGGGCCAAGAAGATTGAGCTCGAGACGCCAAACCGAACTTACTGTCACCTACCAACCTGCTCAACCTTTGTCCCACCGCAGGCTATCAAGGGAAACATTGCAACATGCCCACGGTGCAGCGCCAGAACCTGTGACGTGTGCAAGAAGGCGGCTCATGCAAACAGTGATTGCCCAGAGGACCCTGCCACGCAAGAGCTCATCCGTCTCGCGGCGGCTGAGGGATGGCAGAAATGTCGGTCTTGCTTGAGATTTGTCGAGCTCGGTCACGGATGTTACCACATTA CTTGCCGCTGCGGTGCGGAGTTTTGCTACGTTTGCGGAGAGCCCTGGAAAAACTGCAGTTGTCCTCAGTGGGAGGAAAACCGCCTCCTTGATCGGGCAAACGTTATTGTGGGTCGCAACGCCGGAGCCGCCCAGCTTCCAGACTGGCAGCGAGCCAACCTAGTCGAGCAAGAGAGGCAGAACCAGATTATCAACCACGAGTGTCGACACGAGAGATGGAAGTCACGTCGAGGCCCTCAGGAGTGCGACGAGTGCCACAATGAGCTTCCGATTTTCATCTATGAGTGTCGGCAGTGCAGGATCATGGCTTGCCGACGATGCCGGTTCAATCGTTTGTGA
- a CDS encoding uncharacterized protein (EggNog:ENOG503PYRJ), which translates to MPVATVSVSPFNPACLDTSCLNHVAGLSGNDAAVRFSSCVAQFGSPVVSTVTPTETVFATATTTVEYIDVIVSFTTATSTLEETLTSYDSLVQTATEYTTTNVVTVSTTVTASPAPPVGKKMRKRRGCTRKSSSSTVSQVETVATTEPSTTETETITSTLPAASVCSDEAEYSSACSCIGAVGDITETVTATADTSTSTLYETVSSATPSVSESVINVVVTTVLVKPATVTTITTVSTNLQTTTTVTNIIQPTQQSKLVLNNGPRQGRYLTMVNGYLQYDINNVGAAVAADFGFTSSGQPWLVSNPDIKLYSTQTSAQVGVLYMETDAQAASKGDPMVTCNVDGNGIMSCGIPERGFGVVFSCGAYLYVARPTWSQSGCTAVTFRIV; encoded by the exons ATGCCTGTCGCAACAGTCTCCGTTAGCCCCTTTAATCCGGCATGCTTGGATACAAGCTGTCTGAACCACGTTGCTGGCCTCTCTGGCAATGACGCGGCCGTGCGGTTCTCGTCTTGTGTGGCCCAGTTCGGGTCGCCTGTCGTGTCGACTGT AACGCCCACCGAGACAGTCTTTGCCACTGCTACCACGACTGTTGAATACATCGATGTCATCGTGTCGTTTACCACCGCCACGTCAACGTTAGAGGAGACCTTGACCTCGTATGATAGTCTTGTCCAGACGGCAACCGAGTACACCACTACAAATGTCGTTACCGTCTCAACCACCGTCACTGCCAGCCCTGCCCCACCCGTTGGCAAGAAAATGCGGAAGCGCAGGGGGTGCACGAGaaagtcgtcgtcgtcaactGTGAGCCAAGTCGAGACCGTCGCGACGACTGAGCCGTCAACTACCGAGACTGAGACCATCACCTCGACATTGCCGGCGGCTTCCGTCTGCTCAGACGAAGCCGAATACTCCTCCGCCTGCTCCTGCATCGGCGCCGTAGGCGACATCACCGAGACGGTCACCGCCACGGCCGacacctccacctcgacccTTTACGAAACAGTCAGCAGCGCCACCCCCTCCGTTTCGGAATCAGTGATCAATGTCGTCGTCACCACCGTGCTCGTCAAGCCCGCAACCGTAACCACCATAACAACCGTCAgcaccaacctccaaaccacaacaacagtaACAAACATCATCCAGCCAACCCAGCAGAGCAAGCTCGTCCTGAACAACGGCCCCCGTCAGGGGAGATACCTCACCATGGTCAATGGCTATTTGCAGTACGACATCAACAATGTTGGCGCGGCAGTGGCGGCGGACTTTGGGTTTACATCCAGCGGACAGCCTTGGTTGGTTTCCAACCCGGATATTAAGCTGTACTCCACCCAGACCAGCGCGCAGGTTGGCGTGTTGTATATGGAGACGGACGCGCAGGCTGCGAGTAAGGGGGATCCGATGGTGACGTGCAATgtggatgggaatgggatcATGAGCTGCGGGATTCCtgagagggggtttggggtggtTTTTAGCTGTGGTGCTTATTTGTATGTTGCTAGACCGACTTGGTCGCAGTCGGGGTGTACGGCGGTTACATTTAGGATTGTATAA